One stretch of Mangifera indica cultivar Alphonso chromosome 9, CATAS_Mindica_2.1, whole genome shotgun sequence DNA includes these proteins:
- the LOC123226441 gene encoding protein DJ-1 homolog D, with translation MANSRGKKSVLLLCGDYMEDYEAMVPFQALLAYGVTVHAICPGKKAGDVCRTAVHELLGHQTYSESRGHNFALNATFDEIEFSTYDGLVIPGGRAPEYLAMDESVLDLVRSFSNSGKPIASICHGQLILAAAGTVKGRKCTAYPPVKPALVDAGASWVEPETMASCVVDGNIITGATYEGHPEFIRLFVKALGGAITGSNKRILFLCGDYMEDYEVTVPFQSLQALECHVDAVCPKKKAGDKCPTAIHDFEGDQTYTEKPGHNFTLTANFEGVNASSYDALVIPGGRAPEYLALNETVLALVKEFMESKKPVASICHGQQILAAAGVLKGKKCTAYPAVKLNVVLAGATWLEPDPIDRCFTDGNLVTGAAWPGHPEFITQLMGLLGIQVMF, from the exons ATGGCGAATAGCAGAGGAAAGAAAAGTGTTCTGCTTCTTTGTGGAGATTACATGGAAGATTATGAG GCCATGGTTCCGTTTCAAGCTTTGCTGGCTTATGGAGTCACCGTTCATGCCATCTGCCCCGGGAAAAAGGCTGGCGATGTTTGTCGCACGGCTGTTCATGAGTTACTTGGCCATCAG ACATATTCTGAGTCACGTGGCCACAACTTTGCACTCAATGCAACATTTGATGAAATTGAGTTCAGTACATATGATGGGTTGGTCATTCCAGGAGGACGAGCTCCAGAGTATCTTGCTATGGATGAATCTGTTTTAGACTTGGTGAGAAGTTTTTCCAACTCAGGAAAGCCCATTGCATCCATTTGTCATGGGCAATTAATATTGGCAGCTGCAGGCACAGTTAAAGGTCGAAAGTGCACAGCTTATCCTCCTGTGAAACCTGCTCTCGTTGATGCAGGTGCTTCTTGGGTAGAGCCAGAAACCATGGCTTCTTGTGTTGTTGATGGTAATATCATCACTGGGGCTACCTATGAGGGCCATCCTGAGTTCATTCGGCTCTTTGTTAAAGCATTAGGTGGCGCCATAACTGGTTCAAATAAGAGGATCTTATTTCTTTGTGGT GATTACATGGAAGATTATGAGGTAACTGTTCCTTTTCAGTCCCTTCAAGCACTAGAGTGCCATGTTGATGCAGTTTGCCCCAAGAAAAAGGCTGGTGACAAATGCCCAACTGCTATTCATGATTTCGAAGGTGATCAAACTTACACTGAGAAGCCAGGCCATAATTTCACCTTAACAGCTAACTTTGAAGGTGTAAATGCCTCAAGTTATGATGCTCTTGTCATCCCTGGAGGTCGAGCCCCAGAATATCTGGCTCTGAATGAAACAGTGCTTGCATTAGTTAAAGAGTTCATGGAATCCAAGAAGCCAGTTGCATCCATTTGCCATGGACAGCAGATTTTAGCTGCGGCTGGTGTTCTGAAG GGAAAGAAATGCACTGCATACCCTGCCGTTAAGCTTAATGTGGTGTTGGCAGGGGCAACTTGGTTAGAACCTGATCCGATAGACCGTTGCTTTACTGATGGGAATTTGGTAACAGGAGCTGCATGGCCAGGACACCCAGAATTCATCACCCAGTTGATGGGGTTGCTGGGAATCCAGGTTATGTTCTAG
- the LOC123226442 gene encoding uncharacterized protein LOC123226442 isoform X1 has translation MEWPPAGYSNFNQLKFVDEEEEQAGSISSEASSIGSLESDFEEAANSPSSSPKSTEPLQDMSSLLQQLPCSNRGLSKHYQGKSQSFTCLKEVTCLEDLAKPENPYNKKLKSSRSYAAICNNQPTKSSCSKRNNNRPPIQHPHRSASTNAFSNHTALFA, from the exons atggagtGGCCTCCTGCCGGATATTCTAATTTTAACCAGCTTAAATTtgtagatgaagaagaagaacaagctGGTTCAATCTCATCTGAAGCTTCAAGTATTGGCTCATTAGAATCTGATTTTGAAGAAGCTGCAAATTCTCCTTCTTCGTCTCCAAAATCCACAGAGCCTTTGCAGGATATGTCTTCTCTTCTTCAACAACTTCCTTGTTCCAA TAGAGGGCTATCGAAGCACTACCAGGGGAAATCACAGTCGTTTACATGTTTAAAAGAGGTGACATGTTTAGAAGATCTTGCAAAGCCTGAGAATCCGTACAATAAGAAGTTGAAGTCTTCCAGAAGCTATGCAGCCATCTGCAACAATCAACCAACCAAGTCATCATGttcaaaaagaaataataacagGCCGCCTATCCAGCATCCTCACAGATCTGCAAGCACAAATGCCTTTTCCAATCATACTGCTTTGTTTGCTTAA
- the LOC123226440 gene encoding probable polyamine oxidase 4 produces MDHKKSFNNLMDDTISSLMERHNPTVPSVIVIGAGISGLAAARVLSNASFKVILLESRDRLGGRIHTDYSFGFPVDMGASWLHGVCNENPLAPLIRSLGLTLYRTSGDNSVLYDHDLESYTLYDMNGHKVPQQTVIEVGDIFKRILKKTEKVRDEHSADMSVLQAISIVLDRHPELRQEGLAHEVLQWYICRMEAWFAVDADKISLKSWDQEHVLTGGHGLMVQGYNPVIKALAKDIDIRLNHRVAKISNGCNKVMVTVENGRNFVADAVIVTVPIGVLKANLIQFEPKLPEWKVSAISDLGVGNENKIALLFDKVFWPNVELLGIVAPTSYACGYFLNLHKATSHPVLVYMAAGRFANDLEKLSDESAAKFVMLQLKKMFPDATEPVHYLVSRWGSDPNSLGCYAYDVVGMPEDLYERLQAPLGSIFFGGEAVSMDHQGSVHGAYSAGVMAAQNCQKHLLKQLGNLEMLQLVSYRHEIRETAFPLQISRM; encoded by the exons ATGGATCATAAAAAATCCTTCAACAACTTGATGGACG ACACTATTTCCTCGCTTATGGAGAGACATAACCCTACTGTCCCTTCTGTCATTGTGATTGGTGCCGGTATCTCGGGACTTGCTGCTGCCAGGGTTCTGTCTAATGCATCTTTTAAG GTGATCTTACTGGAATCGCGGGATAGACTTGGTGGACGTATTCATACGGATTACTCATTTGGTTTTCCAGTTGATATGGGAGCTTCATG GCTGCATGGCGTTTGTAATGAGAATCCCTTGGCTCCACTGATTCGTTCTCTTGGGCTTACATTGTACCGTACCAGTGGTGACAATTCTGTGTTATATGACCATGATTTAGAGAG TTACACACTATATGATATGAATGGTCATAAAGTTCCGCAACAGACTGTCATTGAAGTTGGAGATATATTCAAGAGAATTCTGAAAAAG ACAGAGAAGGTGAGGGATGAACATTCTGCAGACATGTCTGTTCTTCAAGCAATATCCATTGTGTTAGATAGGCATCCAGAATTAAG ACAAGAAGGACTTGCCCATGAAGTGCTACAATGGTACATATGTAGAATGGAAGCCTGGTTTGCAGTAGATGCAGATAAGATATCACTGAAAAGTTGGGATCAG gaACATGTACTCACTGGCGGCCATGGACTTATGGTGCAAGGTTATAACCCTGTAATTAAAGCTCTTGCAAAAGATATTGACATACGCCTAAATCACAG GGTTGCAAAGATATCAAACGGTTGTAATAAGGTAATGGTCACAGTCGAGAATGGGAGAAACTTTGTTGCTGATGCTGTTATTGTTACAGTACCTATAGGGGTTCTTAAAGctaatttaattcagtttgaacCAAAATTGCCTGAGTGGAAGGTTTCTGCAATATCAGATCTTGGTGTGGGCAATGAAAATAAGATTGCCTTACTATTTGACAAAGTTTTTTGGCCTAATGTGGAACTCTTAGGCATTGTTGCCCCCACTTCATATGCCTGTGGTTATTTTCTTAATCTTCACAAGGCAACCAGTCATCCAGTCCTTGTCTATATGGCTGCTGGAAGGTTTGCTAACGATCTGGAGAAGCTATCAGATGAGTCTGCTGCAAAATTTGTAATGTTGCAACTGAAGAAAATGTTTCCAGATGCAACTGAGCCG GTTCATTATCTTGTGTCGCGGTGGGGAAGTGACCCGAATTCTCTGGGTTGTTACGCATATGATGTGGTTGGAATGCCAGAAGATTTGTATGAGAGGCTTCAAGCACCCTTGGGAAGTATTTTCTTTGGAGGAGAAGCTGTCAGCATGGATCACCAGGGATCTGTACACGGAGCTTACTCTGCCGGAGTTATGGCCGCTCAAAACTGTCAGAAGCATCTCTTAAAGCAACTCGGTAACCTTGAGATGCTGCAACTTGTTTCATATCGGCATGAAATTCGTGAAACTGCATTTCCCCTTCAAATCTCCAGGATGTGA
- the LOC123226442 gene encoding uncharacterized protein LOC123226442 isoform X2 yields the protein MEWPPAGYSNFNQLKFVDEEEEQAGSISSEASSIGSLESDFEEAANSPSSSPKSTEPLQDMSSLLQQLPCSKGLSKHYQGKSQSFTCLKEVTCLEDLAKPENPYNKKLKSSRSYAAICNNQPTKSSCSKRNNNRPPIQHPHRSASTNAFSNHTALFA from the exons atggagtGGCCTCCTGCCGGATATTCTAATTTTAACCAGCTTAAATTtgtagatgaagaagaagaacaagctGGTTCAATCTCATCTGAAGCTTCAAGTATTGGCTCATTAGAATCTGATTTTGAAGAAGCTGCAAATTCTCCTTCTTCGTCTCCAAAATCCACAGAGCCTTTGCAGGATATGTCTTCTCTTCTTCAACAACTTCCTTGTTCCAA AGGGCTATCGAAGCACTACCAGGGGAAATCACAGTCGTTTACATGTTTAAAAGAGGTGACATGTTTAGAAGATCTTGCAAAGCCTGAGAATCCGTACAATAAGAAGTTGAAGTCTTCCAGAAGCTATGCAGCCATCTGCAACAATCAACCAACCAAGTCATCATGttcaaaaagaaataataacagGCCGCCTATCCAGCATCCTCACAGATCTGCAAGCACAAATGCCTTTTCCAATCATACTGCTTTGTTTGCTTAA